A window of Variovorax paradoxus genomic DNA:
GTTCAAGCTGTCGGCGCCGTTCTGGATCACAGTGCCTTTCGCCATCGTGTTCACGGCCGGCTTCGGCGCGCTGCTGGCTTTGCCGGCGCTGCGCGTGTCGGGGCCTTACCTGGCCATGGTGACGCTGGCCTTCGGCACCATCATCCAGATCCTCATCAACGAGATGAGCTTCCTGACCGACGGGCCGATGGGCATCAAGCTGGAGAAGCCCTCGCTCTTCGGCCACAAGCTCGACGACCGCGAGTACTACTGGGTGGTGGCGGTGCTGATGGTGCTGGCGCTGGTGGTGGTGCACCGCATCCTGCGTTCGCACCTGGGCCGTGCTTTCGAGGCGCTGCGCGGCAGCCCGGTGGCCTCCGACTGCATGGGCGTGTCGGTGTACCGCTACAAGGTCTACGCCTTCGTCATCAGCGCAGGCTTCGCGGGGCTCGCGGGCAGCCTCTATGCCTACTCCGAGCAATACATCTCGCCCAACTCCTACAACTTCGAGCTCACGGTGCTGTTCCTGCTGGCGGTGATCATGGGCGGGCGCAAGAGCCGCATCGGCTCCATGCTCGGCGCCACCATCATCGTGCTGCTGCCCAAGCTGCTAGACGACGTGGTGCTGTTCCGCTATGTGTCGGTGGGGCTGGCCGTGGCGGTGCTGGTGGCCGCGGTGGTCGCCATCAGGCGGCAGCGCGCCACGCCGGGGCAGATGGCCATTCCGGTGGTCGGCAGCATCGCGCTGGCGGGCCTGGCCTTCTGGCTCGACGCGATGACCGACTGGCGGCTGTCGATCTTCGGCGTGATCATGCTGTTCGTCATCTACTACCTGCAGGACGGCATCGTCGGCTTCGTGCGCAAGGCGCTGAACATGCGCCGGCCGGTGGCGTCGGTGGATGCGTCGGACGTCGACGCGGCACCGGCCGACGCGGTGTCCACCGCGGCCTATGCAGGCGGCACCGAAGACGTGCTCGAGGCCTCCGGCGTGCTGATGCAGTTCGGCGGCCTGAAGGCGCTCAACAACGTCGACCTGCGCATCAAGCGCGGCACCATCCACGGCCTGATCGGGCCCAACGGTTCCGGCAAGAGCACCATGATGAACGTGCTGACCGGCATCTACGTGCCGACGGCGGGCGCCATCTCCTTCGGGGGGCGTTCGCTGGTGGGGCGCACCTCGGCCGACATCGCGCTGTCGGGCATTGCGCGCACCTTCCAGAACGTGCAGCTGTTCGGCGAGATGACCGCGCTGCAGAACGTGCAGGTCGGGCTGCACCACAGCTTCGCGAGCAACCTGCTCGACGTGGCGGCCGGCACGCCGCGCTACCGGCGCGAGAGCGCCGCGGCGGTGCAGCGCGGGCTGGGCTTGCTGAAGTTCGTCGGCCTGGAATCGTTTGCCACCGAGGAGGCGCGCAACCTGCCTTACGGCAAGCAGCGCCTGCTGGAGATCGCGCGGGCGCTGGCGCTCGATCCGCAACTGCTGCTGCTCGACGAACCGGCCGCCGGGCTCACCGCGCCCGACATCAAGGAGCTGCTCGGCATCATCCGCAAGATCCGCGAGCACGGCGTGACCGTGATCCTGATCGAGCACCACATGGACGTGGTGATGAGCATGTGCGACACCGTCTCGGTGCTCGACTTCGGCCAGAAGATCGCCGAGGGCGAACCGGCCAGGGTGCAGGCCGACGAGAAGGTGATCGAGGCCTATCTGGGCGGCGGCGCATGACGGGCGCCGGCCACGCAAGACCAGGAACCCCAACATGCTGACCATCCAGAATCTTTTCGCGGGCTACGGCAAGGTGCAGGTGCTG
This region includes:
- a CDS encoding ABC transporter permease subunit; translation: MKTSHLLLAIAGVAALLLFPIGIDNPYYIHLLETIMIYAILLFGLDIVVGYTGQVSLGHAGLFGLGAYAAGVLVFKLSAPFWITVPFAIVFTAGFGALLALPALRVSGPYLAMVTLAFGTIIQILINEMSFLTDGPMGIKLEKPSLFGHKLDDREYYWVVAVLMVLALVVVHRILRSHLGRAFEALRGSPVASDCMGVSVYRYKVYAFVISAGFAGLAGSLYAYSEQYISPNSYNFELTVLFLLAVIMGGRKSRIGSMLGATIIVLLPKLLDDVVLFRYVSVGLAVAVLVAAVVAIRRQRATPGQMAIPVVGSIALAGLAFWLDAMTDWRLSIFGVIMLFVIYYLQDGIVGFVRKALNMRRPVASVDASDVDAAPADAVSTAAYAGGTEDVLEASGVLMQFGGLKALNNVDLRIKRGTIHGLIGPNGSGKSTMMNVLTGIYVPTAGAISFGGRSLVGRTSADIALSGIARTFQNVQLFGEMTALQNVQVGLHHSFASNLLDVAAGTPRYRRESAAAVQRGLGLLKFVGLESFATEEARNLPYGKQRLLEIARALALDPQLLLLDEPAAGLTAPDIKELLGIIRKIREHGVTVILIEHHMDVVMSMCDTVSVLDFGQKIAEGEPARVQADEKVIEAYLGGGA